The genomic region GCAGTCACTTCTGCCCAGGTGAAGGTTGCTTCGGAGGCTACAACCTCCAGAACAAGGATTGCAGTGGTTCTGGCTTACGACACACAGCAAGCACAGTGTGCAACAAAAGGAACACCTCCATGCTACCAGacactaggggaaaaaaagtttatgcAGCgaatttttgtttattatgaTGACTCGCTAACACCATTTAACCTCTATATAAATTAGTATTAAACCTCTACTGCCTCCCAGCTCAGCTTTGTGCAATAGATACAGGGACACATGAGGAGCACCTAGCTGATGCGTGTAGACTCAGTTTTCCTGGACACCAAAGCAGAACAGGAAGTCCAACAAAAGAGGATTCACATACATGGGAACTACATGCACAAATCGGGCTTACGAGTGCAAGCCAGATTCTGTTCTGCAATTACAGTAGGAAAGTCAATGGACAGCTGAATTTCACCCTAAATGTCCAACTTGCTTTTCAGATGTACATTTTAAACAACCTGACAGACCAAGTGGTGCTTGCTAATTAaccctctgctcctgctgcaatGGGCACCTCTGTTTTACTAGTCTGTAAGACCCTAGAGCTCCAGAGAGGTAGCGcccaaagagaaagaaaatctccttttctcttcctttcttgcaGTGAACAGAAGCTAATGAGGATGCACATTGTCTTTATTTTACAAACTGTGCCCTGGGGTAGTTCCACTGAATTCATCCaaagaaagcatatttttaaatcactggaGATCTGGCTCTCAATGGACTTAaccttgtttgtgtttttccaTGCACAGTTTACCAGCTGCCTTAGGAGTGGATTTAGAAATGTGCATGTAAAGTCAGCTTCCCctagcttttcagaaaaacaccTGTACAGATACCTCCTCTTCTGTCAGAGGCCTCTGGCTCAGACTTCCTCTGTCATTCCTGATTACATGACGTTTTTTCATGTCTTCTCCAGAACTGTACAACTCTGGGAATTCAGCTGATTTCTTCCTGTAACTCAGAAGTTGTGCAAGTTGATCCATCTTGTTGTACTGCCTTTTCATATCGTATCGGTTCGTTTTGCTACGATTCCTCTTCTCAGTGCGTCCATGGTTCAGAGCACTTAGGATTTGCTTTCTCTCCCACCAGTCATAGCCATTATATTCAGGAAAAAGACTCTTCTCATTCAGGGTGGGTGTGCCTTCCTCTTTGCCCTCCAGAATCTGCTGTCCTGCGCTGTCCCTTTTCTCAAAGTGCCGACTTTTCCACCACAGCAGTGGGTAGAAAGCGCTGTAGGATGCCATGGTTCTCTTCTCATCCTCTGCAGGGAGAAGGCTTCTGTACTCTTCTCTCTCTGTATATCTTCCCTCCTCCATATTCTCCTCTTCATTTTCCAACTGATCACTGCTGTGATGCAGCTTttctacttcttcctcctcctcactgtTGCCAGGGTAGCGCTGCTGCTCTACACTGTCCTCAGTGCTGTAGTGCCTTCTGGCCTGCCCTTTGTGCTCTCGAGCGTATGCTTTCTGCGACCCTTCATCCTCATTGTCCCACAAGCGGTATCTCCCTCCAGCACGatgctgcttctctttgctGCCACCGCTGAGATACCTGTCCAGCGCTTCCTCACTTTCATCTCCAAAATATGTCCTTCCCTCAGAATGGTGCCTCCTTGCCTCATGTGATCCATCATGGTGTCTCCTCTCCTCACGccatttctcattattttcttcactgtggcgatgctgcttgttttcttcttcactggTCTCTTCACTCTGCTGCCATCCTTCTCTGTAATCACTTCCCTGGTCTGCATGCCTcttctcctccacctcttcAGACCCATGCTTCCCACGATAACCGTCCTTCTCCTCACGCTCCTGCTCAGACTTTTCATGATGTTTCTGATGGTGGTTCCTTTCATCCCAGAGATGGGCCTCCTCTGCGTTTGATTCCTCAGCTAGTTCCTCTTTCTCACCACCACGGCCCCTCTTCTCTTCAGAGGATTCACCCATTCTATGCTTCCCATGATAATATTCGGTTTTGTAAGGTTGCAtttcctcctctgtttcttCACTCTCATCAGATTCTTCATTCTCTTGCTGATGGGAGAAATCACGTTCCTTAGACTCATGGTggtatttttcacttctttcttcctcctcttcacctTCATAAATTCTTTTGTACGGGCTCTGCATTCTCTCCTCTGAATGCCAGTGGCCCATGGAGCGCTTATCATTCCCATCAGGGAACTCCTCTGTGCTTGTACCTCCATAGTGGGACTTCTTGCTGAGAACAGCATGCTCTACCTCTTTGTCATGACGCTTGctctctttgctttcttcttcactGTGGTAGCtattctcctcctctcttctaATTTCCTGAGAGTGTTTCGTTTCTTCTGTATGAACTCTCTCTTCTTGAATAGGTATGATGTGGTGtccatcctcctcttccttgctTTTACCTTCCTCGTGAGCAAGTTTCTCCTCATCGCTTCCTTTCACGTACTTTTTAGATTCCTCTTTTGCCTGACTTTGTTCTTTCTCCATGCTCCTGGTATGATGTTTTTCAATTTCTGCTGGGTCTTTCAAATACCTCACTTcaagttgtttgttttcacttctcTCTCTGTCATTTCTACCACCTGCAATAATAAAAGCAGCACAGTGAAGTAATCCAACTCCACTGAAGggttatttcagtttaaatagaTAACTGGCTCCCAAAGCAGCATGAAGATTTGGacagaattaatattttaattctgcttttaaaattcataattttctaatattttgtaTGTTTGCCTGGAAaagcattaattatttttcatttaattaggCATTTTAAAAGTTCCACTGAAATTTCCAGAATAATTCTTCCtctggcttttttctttgtgaTCACATTTTTAGTATTGAATTAAATTAACTCTCATTCCcactaaaaaaatcaatgggatCTAGAGTTAtgttcagttctttgaatgtcAGACCTTACCCATCACATACACTTATTCACAAAAAAGACAACCACCTATTTCAAGCTACTTGAATATATTTGGGACTTTTagctaattttaaaagttctaaATTGACTGGGggaaaaattgttatttttcaatAGAGTTTTTAATCAAATCATGCTCCTTCCACTATTTCCAAAATGCTAAATGAAAATCTGACTCTGACCACAAAGGTAACAGTGTATTTCTATTAAGAAATTTCTGCTTCACTTGTGTCTGAGCAACATCAGAAATAGATCACAAATCCTAAAAGTTTGCAGGCAGTAGCtgcacagatttaaaaatagctcattatttctgaaaagcttcTAATTATCTGGAGGATACCTGTCTAACGGCAACGGTATGGTCCTTTACCCCCTATttccagtgggtttttttttttcattttctgaaacatgGCAAATATACaggttttttcctgaaactaaCAATGTCATAAACAAAGCTTGATGCCTGATGGCATTCAGCATTTCCTAGAAATATGGGGCTGTTAGACACAAATACATGTATTCCCAAAGCCCCAAACCCACCCTCTTCTGATGACTGTATTAGGGCCATGCATTATTCCCTCTGTAAACAAGCAGGAGACAGATGGGTTTCATTATTGCTTCTTGCTGGCAGGTAAGTTCAAGAGCGTTTTTATTGTTCTGTAATCAAATAGATATAACTtggcagaaaagaaagatgtgtCTTCTGCAGAGTGGCACAGTGTCAAACTTCACCATGCTTCACTACAGACAGTAACCAAGCATGCAAACAGGGTTACACCTCGACATCGAGGCAGCTAAGCACCATGCTGTAGGAATGAGCTCATCTGAAATGAACACTCCCACAGGGAGCTTTCAGCACACATCTCCCAACCTCCGGAATCAGTATCACAAACTTAAATCGTTTCTGGGCTGAGCAAAAGACTCCCCTCTCCTAAGCTGTGCATGGATTCAGTTGCCACCAGGCACAGGAGCCTTGTTGATTTAAGTGGTGTTTAATTGAAGCCACTTCCTATTCCCTGGGATGCATTCAGCCTGTGGTCCAAACCCAGTCACATTTGTTGACCTCTTAGGCTACCTAAAGAGCTTGTCTAGTTCTCCCAGACTCCCCAGGTGCCTTAAGTAGAGCTACATGTTAGTCAAGAATCCCTGACGGTTACCAGGTCAGGCTGTTTGCTCTTTGAGCAAGACAGACTAAACGGAAGGAAATCAGAATTCTGACACTGAAATTTGGAGGCACCAGTTTCACACAGGCTGAAATAACAGTTCACCAGCTCCAACACTGAGAGAACCCATCTACCAAATTCCTTTCACAAGTTCAGATAATGTTATACTTACTCTTCTTCAGGATTTCTTTGCATTCAGGATTAATCAGTGGTGCATTTGGCTTAGATAGAGCATTGGACAGAACTTCCACTATGCACCGTGTTAcctagaagaaacaaaataggagaaaaaaatctaatggCAAAAATGGAAATCCTAGTTCTGACCCAGTTAGTGAGTAAAGCTAATTTAGAACTAGCGTTCGGGCTAATATTTACGAATTTTGAGTAATCCTCAGCTCTACCACAACTTCCTGTGCATTTGGGCAACAAGTGCTTTGCTCCTCACTCCCATACCAGAGGACAGTCATTAGCTCTTTTTATCTACCCTTTTGTTTGCATAGGTAACAGGCTGcttctgtacatttttaaatattaaatacccTGTTCAGTACAAGGGAGAGTCAAACAACATGTGGTAACAGGACCctacaaaaaaaataaccaacacAACACACACTCAAAAGATGAGGATCTGTCCAAATGAGGATGCTGCAAAGGTGTTAGCAGAAGAATTGCCTGGATTGCTaataaaccaaaaccacctTTATATACTCTGTAAGTGACATGCCCCACATTTTTTCGTGTGTGTGATGTAAGCCCTGCCTCTTTTAGCAGTTAACATTCAACTGGACAGTCTTCTGGAAGCAGAGGAAGTTGATCAATTTAGGAAAGTCACACAATCTCCTCTAATCCTAAACGCTACCAGAATAGCTCTTCTGTACAAATTCatgcaatattattttcaagTGCTAAACTTGTTGGTTGTGAGCAAGCGCTCAGATTGTCAGAGTTACAAGACTCTCAGGCTGACAATCTGGGTGGCTGGATGGGAAGAGACAATAGAACATTTATACATCTGTTTgtcttttaactgtttttagTTATTACCAGGAGTTTACTAATCTAAATGATCACACTATCAATCAGTGGAGAGGGTCTGATGTCAGGTTACAGGTGCCGAGAGCAGCTAATGGCATTTATTTAATCAAACAGGTTAAGAATCTCTTTCCAAAGTAGGAGATAGGAGGACGGCATTAGAAAGTCCATTACGTAGTTGGTAACTGTAGATATTTCATCTTTCTTCAAAGTTGCCATCTCACTTTTTACAGTCCAATAACATGTACTATCAAATAATATTTCAGATCATCTTTCGGGCAGCTGTATAACATAGAGTTTCAAAAGTACCACACTGACACAAGAAGCCAGCTTCCATTTTCATCAAATGCACTGAAGTGCATGCAGGTATCTTCTGACAGCTAAAGGGACTCTGAGTTCCACATCACCGATGATCTCTTAAGAGTTTacccttaggaaaaaaaaaagcattaccCTGAGAGTTTAAAGACAAAACATGGAGAGCATGTGActgatattttctgaaatttgcTTTGACATACAGCTACTCACCACTTCTTCAATATGGTCGTCTTCCACTGGAACTGCACTGACAcctaaaagaaaagcaaattattacAGACTCATTAATCCTAGCAACAAGCATCACTGTAAGGAGTCCTCAGTCAAATTGGTCTGCTGAGATGGCTTAAGTTTTGGATTGGCAGGTCAGTAAACCAGACACATTTTGCATTACATCTTTTCTTATTCAGGATGGACAAGCAATGTGAAGTTGCAGCCCAGCATGAGAGAAGAGGCATGTTGACATTTCTAGCACAGAAGGAatatacaccaaaaaaaaccccagaaagcAACACTTAAATTCAAAGACCAGGGCTTCACTGCAAGTCAAGTCTTCATGTAATTGTACCTGTTTGGTGGTAAAAACAGGAAACATGCAAGGCCTGTTTGCACCCCAAGAACCTTTTGGCTTCTGCGATGGGCTCTGGGTGCCCTACCACCACCTCCCTAATAGAAGACCATTCCTCAAGGCTTTAAAGCAACTACTGGCACAGCCCTACTGGAGAAATCCTGTCTCACTTGGATAGGAAGTGGCTCCTGGAAGGAAGGACGGATCcagaaaggacaggaaaatTTCCATTCACTGAGTGGTTCATTATCACCCCAagaaataggaggaaaaaaaaaagaaaaataaaatcccagtgGAAAACGCCACTCTGGAAGGAAGCAGCACAACctatctctctctctgtcctgagGACATGTGGGGTAACTAACACCTCCTTGCACCAGTTCTATTGTACCTGGTCCAAGGTACTTGCTTTTAGAAGGAAATTGTTGCAAAAGAAACCTCCATGCTGCTTTATTTTGCCATCACTGTTCCAATATGTCTCCAGCTGGTTAATGAGCTTGGCTGCTGTGCATTATTAGTAAACGGTGTCAATTCTCATCCACCTCAATATTTGCAGAAATGAAGTTAAGCAAGTCTGCCAGCCACACGCAAGTATGTAGAAGCAAGCCTTATTTTATCATGGCTTCACAGACTTACCGCATGGTTTATTATCACAGTACACAAACTTACAGCTTGGGGTGCAGTTCTGAAGTTCTTACACAAGTCAGGATAGTCTTAAATACATCTATCACCCTCTTTGCCATACTGCTTCATTGAGACAGTGAGAGAACTTCTGTAACAGATGAACACAAATCAGATTATGGAGACGAAGGACGTCAGTTTACCTTACAGCATCAGGAGAACTAACACTGCCCCAAGGAAGTTTCCTGTGAAGCAGACAAGCGCACGTAGTCTCATGCTATTGAAAGCAGCGAAATCTTCTTTTCTGTGTCTGCAGAGGAAGCAGGCATCCCGTTAAACACTGGCTCTGTGTGTAATAATTGAACACAATATAATAACAACTCTTCTTGATATTTCTACTGTCTTCTATTTTTGCTCACCCAAACACATATGTAGGTAGGAATGTGCTTCTCCAGCCTCCATCTCTTCCCTGTGTATACAACTGTGATCAAGGAAGGGAACCCACACAAGGATAGCACAGAAGGGATTCCCCTAAAATAGCACTACATCCCTAATCCATCATTTCCCCAGAATGCCAAGTGGTGTATGGGGGAGATGGTGCCATACAAAGCCAAACCTCTCCCCCATCTTTTGCATTCAGTGCTGAGTCAGGTTTTAGGTTACTTCATTTACTAACCTAGTATGCAAATAACTACCACACTGCACAGTGGTGATGCCACAGCAGTCTAACCTGCCTGCACCCTCCATCTGAGCACAGAAGATAAGGATATGTGTACACGTAGGGGCAGAAGACTGGCAGCAAAGTCCcttctactaaaaaaaaaaaaaagttgttcaCTAAAAGGAGTAACATTCCAATCCCACAGGGGTTGGAGACACTGCTTTTATGGCACAAGCTCCTCAAGCTCACCCCTTACATGTAAGCAGAGGGGATGACCTACTTCATTGCCTCTTCTTGACGAGGCTCCTCTGGTCCTCCAGCACATGAGAAATCATGACACACACAAGGGCAAACAACTGATTTTGTCCTTTTATTGATGCTGCCACAGCACGTCTCCTGTGAGTTATACTCAGTCGATGTGGTAAAGCACAGAACAGACAAACTTCTGAACATCTTTTGCTATTAGAGTT from Phalacrocorax carbo chromosome 3, bPhaCar2.1, whole genome shotgun sequence harbors:
- the CHGB gene encoding secretogranin-1 isoform X8, yielding MEKEQSQAKEESKKYVKGSDEEKLAHEEGKSKEEEDGHHIIPIQEERVHTEETKHSQEIRREEENSYHSEEESKESKRHDKEVEHAVLSKKSHYGGTSTEEFPDGNDKRSMGHWHSEERMQSPYKRIYEGEEEEERSEKYHHESKERDFSHQQENEESDESEETEEEMQPYKTEYYHGKHRMGESSEEKRGRGGEKEELAEESNAEEAHLWDERNHHQKHHEKSEQEREEKDGYRGKHGSEEVEEKRHADQGSDYREGWQQSEETSEEENKQHRHSEENNEKWREERRHHDGSHEARRHHSEGRTYFGDESEEALDRYLSGGSKEKQHRAGGRYRLWDNEDEGSQKAYAREHKGQARRHYSTEDSVEQQRYPGNSEEEEEVEKLHHSSDQLENEEENMEEGRYTEREEYRSLLPAEDEKRTMASYSAFYPLLWWKSRHFEKRDSAGQQILEGKEEGTPTLNEKSLFPEYNGYDWWERKQILSALNHGRTEKRNRSKTNRYDMKRQYNKMDQLAQLLSYRKKSAEFPELYSSGEDMKKRHVIRNDRGSLSQRPLTEEEVSVQEKELENLAAMDLELQKIAEKFNDNQRG
- the CHGB gene encoding secretogranin-1 isoform X1, encoding MEGKEMSPSHHSEESSILDLLSVCDLAERFLPLHSSENSEELFCSVDTFPSPPTGVSAVPVEDDHIEEVVTRCIVEVLSNALSKPNAPLINPECKEILKKSGRNDRERSENKQLEVRYLKDPAEIEKHHTRSMEKEQSQAKEESKKYVKGSDEEKLAHEEGKSKEEEDGHHIIPIQEERVHTEETKHSQEIRREEENSYHSEEESKESKRHDKEVEHAVLSKKSHYGGTSTEEFPDGNDKRSMGHWHSEERMQSPYKRIYEGEEEEERSEKYHHESKERDFSHQQENEESDESEETEEEMQPYKTEYYHGKHRMGESSEEKRGRGGEKEELAEESNAEEAHLWDERNHHQKHHEKSEQEREEKDGYRGKHGSEEVEEKRHADQGSDYREGWQQSEETSEEENKQHRHSEENNEKWREERRHHDGSHEARRHHSEGRTYFGDESEEALDRYLSGGSKEKQHRAGGRYRLWDNEDEGSQKAYAREHKGQARRHYSTEDSVEQQRYPGNSEEEEEVEKLHHSSDQLENEEENMEEGRYTEREEYRSLLPAEDEKRTMASYSAFYPLLWWKSRHFEKRDSAGQQILEGKEEGTPTLNEKSLFPEYNGYDWWERKQILSALNHGRTEKRNRSKTNRYDMKRQYNKMDQLAQLLSYRKKSAEFPELYSSGEDMKKRHVIRNDRGSLSQRPLTEEEVSVQEKELENLAAMDLELQKIAEKFNDNQRG
- the CHGB gene encoding secretogranin-1 isoform X3, whose protein sequence is MEGKEMSPSHHSEESSILDLLSVCDLAERFLPLHSSENSEELFCSVDTFPSPPTGVSAVPVEDDHIEEVVTRCIVEVLSNALSKPNAPLINPECKEILKKSGRNDRERSENKQLEVRYLKDPAEIEKHHTRSMEKEQSQAKEESKKYVKGSDEEKLAHEEGKSKEEEDGHHIIPIQEERVHTEETKHSQEIRREEENSYHSEEESKESKRHDKEVEHAVLSKKSHYGGTSTEEFPDGNDKRSMGHWHSEERMQSPYKRIYEGEEEEERSEKYHHESKERDFSHQQENEESDESEETEEEMQPYKTEYYHGKHRMGESSEEKRGRGGEKEELAEESNAEEAHLWDERNHHQKHHEKSEQEREEKDGYRGKHGSEEVEEKRHADQGSDYREGWQQSEETSEEENKQHRHSEENNEKWREERRHHDGSHEARRHHSEGRTYFGDESEEALDRYLSGGSKEKQHRAGGRYRLWDNEDEGSQKAYAREHKGQARRHYSTEDSVEQQRYPGNSEEEEEVEKLHHSSDQLENEEENMEEGRYTEREEYRSLLPAEDEKRTMASYSAFYPLLWWKSRHFEKRDSAGQQILEGKEEGTPTLNEKSLFPEYNGYDWWERKQILSALNHGRTEKRNRSKTNRYDMKRQYNKMDQLAQLLSYRKKSAEFPELYSSGEDMKKRHVIRNDRGSLSQRPLTEEEEKELENLAAMDLELQKIAEKFNDNQRG
- the CHGB gene encoding secretogranin-1 isoform X4; this encodes MGRLVLLGLLGAVALAGVSAVPVEDDHIEEVVTRCIVEVLSNALSKPNAPLINPECKEILKKSGRNDRERSENKQLEVRYLKDPAEIEKHHTRSMEKEQSQAKEESKKYVKGSDEEKLAHEEGKSKEEEDGHHIIPIQEERVHTEETKHSQEIRREEENSYHSEEESKESKRHDKEVEHAVLSKKSHYGGTSTEEFPDGNDKRSMGHWHSEERMQSPYKRIYEGEEEEERSEKYHHESKERDFSHQQENEESDESEETEEEMQPYKTEYYHGKHRMGESSEEKRGRGGEKEELAEESNAEEAHLWDERNHHQKHHEKSEQEREEKDGYRGKHGSEEVEEKRHADQGSDYREGWQQSEETSEEENKQHRHSEENNEKWREERRHHDGSHEARRHHSEGRTYFGDESEEALDRYLSGGSKEKQHRAGGRYRLWDNEDEGSQKAYAREHKGQARRHYSTEDSVEQQRYPGNSEEEEEVEKLHHSSDQLENEEENMEEGRYTEREEYRSLLPAEDEKRTMASYSAFYPLLWWKSRHFEKRDSAGQQILEGKEEGTPTLNEKSLFPEYNGYDWWERKQILSALNHGRTEKRNRSKTNRYDMKRQYNKMDQLAQLLSYRKKSAEFPELYSSGEDMKKRHVIRNDRGSLSQRPLTEEEVSVQEKELENLAAMDLELQKIAEKFNDNQRG
- the CHGB gene encoding secretogranin-1 isoform X2, whose protein sequence is MEGKEMSPSHHSEESSILDLLSVCDLAERFLPLHSSENSEELFCSVDTFPSPPTGVSAVPVEDDHIEEVTRCIVEVLSNALSKPNAPLINPECKEILKKSGRNDRERSENKQLEVRYLKDPAEIEKHHTRSMEKEQSQAKEESKKYVKGSDEEKLAHEEGKSKEEEDGHHIIPIQEERVHTEETKHSQEIRREEENSYHSEEESKESKRHDKEVEHAVLSKKSHYGGTSTEEFPDGNDKRSMGHWHSEERMQSPYKRIYEGEEEEERSEKYHHESKERDFSHQQENEESDESEETEEEMQPYKTEYYHGKHRMGESSEEKRGRGGEKEELAEESNAEEAHLWDERNHHQKHHEKSEQEREEKDGYRGKHGSEEVEEKRHADQGSDYREGWQQSEETSEEENKQHRHSEENNEKWREERRHHDGSHEARRHHSEGRTYFGDESEEALDRYLSGGSKEKQHRAGGRYRLWDNEDEGSQKAYAREHKGQARRHYSTEDSVEQQRYPGNSEEEEEVEKLHHSSDQLENEEENMEEGRYTEREEYRSLLPAEDEKRTMASYSAFYPLLWWKSRHFEKRDSAGQQILEGKEEGTPTLNEKSLFPEYNGYDWWERKQILSALNHGRTEKRNRSKTNRYDMKRQYNKMDQLAQLLSYRKKSAEFPELYSSGEDMKKRHVIRNDRGSLSQRPLTEEEVSVQEKELENLAAMDLELQKIAEKFNDNQRG
- the CHGB gene encoding secretogranin-1 isoform X7, translating into MATLKKDEISTVTNYVTRCIVEVLSNALSKPNAPLINPECKEILKKSGRNDRERSENKQLEVRYLKDPAEIEKHHTRSMEKEQSQAKEESKKYVKGSDEEKLAHEEGKSKEEEDGHHIIPIQEERVHTEETKHSQEIRREEENSYHSEEESKESKRHDKEVEHAVLSKKSHYGGTSTEEFPDGNDKRSMGHWHSEERMQSPYKRIYEGEEEEERSEKYHHESKERDFSHQQENEESDESEETEEEMQPYKTEYYHGKHRMGESSEEKRGRGGEKEELAEESNAEEAHLWDERNHHQKHHEKSEQEREEKDGYRGKHGSEEVEEKRHADQGSDYREGWQQSEETSEEENKQHRHSEENNEKWREERRHHDGSHEARRHHSEGRTYFGDESEEALDRYLSGGSKEKQHRAGGRYRLWDNEDEGSQKAYAREHKGQARRHYSTEDSVEQQRYPGNSEEEEEVEKLHHSSDQLENEEENMEEGRYTEREEYRSLLPAEDEKRTMASYSAFYPLLWWKSRHFEKRDSAGQQILEGKEEGTPTLNEKSLFPEYNGYDWWERKQILSALNHGRTEKRNRSKTNRYDMKRQYNKMDQLAQLLSYRKKSAEFPELYSSGEDMKKRHVIRNDRGSLSQRPLTEEEVSVQEKELENLAAMDLELQKIAEKFNDNQRG
- the CHGB gene encoding secretogranin-1 isoform X5 — its product is MGRLVLLGLLGAVALAGVSAVPVEDDHIEEVTRCIVEVLSNALSKPNAPLINPECKEILKKSGRNDRERSENKQLEVRYLKDPAEIEKHHTRSMEKEQSQAKEESKKYVKGSDEEKLAHEEGKSKEEEDGHHIIPIQEERVHTEETKHSQEIRREEENSYHSEEESKESKRHDKEVEHAVLSKKSHYGGTSTEEFPDGNDKRSMGHWHSEERMQSPYKRIYEGEEEEERSEKYHHESKERDFSHQQENEESDESEETEEEMQPYKTEYYHGKHRMGESSEEKRGRGGEKEELAEESNAEEAHLWDERNHHQKHHEKSEQEREEKDGYRGKHGSEEVEEKRHADQGSDYREGWQQSEETSEEENKQHRHSEENNEKWREERRHHDGSHEARRHHSEGRTYFGDESEEALDRYLSGGSKEKQHRAGGRYRLWDNEDEGSQKAYAREHKGQARRHYSTEDSVEQQRYPGNSEEEEEVEKLHHSSDQLENEEENMEEGRYTEREEYRSLLPAEDEKRTMASYSAFYPLLWWKSRHFEKRDSAGQQILEGKEEGTPTLNEKSLFPEYNGYDWWERKQILSALNHGRTEKRNRSKTNRYDMKRQYNKMDQLAQLLSYRKKSAEFPELYSSGEDMKKRHVIRNDRGSLSQRPLTEEEVSVQEKELENLAAMDLELQKIAEKFNDNQRG
- the CHGB gene encoding secretogranin-1 isoform X6 translates to MGRLVLLGLLGAVALAGVSAVPVEDDHIEEVVTRCIVEVLSNALSKPNAPLINPECKEILKKSGRNDRERSENKQLEVRYLKDPAEIEKHHTRSMEKEQSQAKEESKKYVKGSDEEKLAHEEGKSKEEEDGHHIIPIQEERVHTEETKHSQEIRREEENSYHSEEESKESKRHDKEVEHAVLSKKSHYGGTSTEEFPDGNDKRSMGHWHSEERMQSPYKRIYEGEEEEERSEKYHHESKERDFSHQQENEESDESEETEEEMQPYKTEYYHGKHRMGESSEEKRGRGGEKEELAEESNAEEAHLWDERNHHQKHHEKSEQEREEKDGYRGKHGSEEVEEKRHADQGSDYREGWQQSEETSEEENKQHRHSEENNEKWREERRHHDGSHEARRHHSEGRTYFGDESEEALDRYLSGGSKEKQHRAGGRYRLWDNEDEGSQKAYAREHKGQARRHYSTEDSVEQQRYPGNSEEEEEVEKLHHSSDQLENEEENMEEGRYTEREEYRSLLPAEDEKRTMASYSAFYPLLWWKSRHFEKRDSAGQQILEGKEEGTPTLNEKSLFPEYNGYDWWERKQILSALNHGRTEKRNRSKTNRYDMKRQYNKMDQLAQLLSYRKKSAEFPELYSSGEDMKKRHVIRNDRGSLSQRPLTEEEEKELENLAAMDLELQKIAEKFNDNQRG